From a single Pseudobutyrivibrio xylanivorans genomic region:
- a CDS encoding cell wall hydrolase → MKRKLCTFLAVILLSLSVCGSAQASQSEVDRLKEESQNASKAVDDIKNKQKETEDAKNQLESQANDLSGQISNLNNQISVVSGEISETEENIAAVEADIETLNKEIDKIQASLDTQRKAMKLRIKYMYESKSTNTLVNFLESGSMSEFLQRLEYMSQITSYDQRQIARFEKTQAELNAKKEEVEEKNRQLNAYQDSLNSKRSQLGGLVGSATSALNTTNSQIADTQAALAVLEQQLSEAKEYEKRILKQYQDAQIALAQKLAGEHGAYKGGYSTNDEETLILAALIQAEAANQGDAGRLAVGSVVMNRVASSKFPNTIPGVVYASGQFAPVTSGRVALILAEGPNSACQYAAAQAIAGNINTDALFFCTYTYAQALHDSQVAAGQEGFLDRTAGTTINAHYFYNYK, encoded by the coding sequence ATGAAAAGGAAGCTTTGCACATTTTTGGCGGTGATTCTTTTATCACTTTCAGTGTGCGGTTCAGCCCAGGCTTCACAATCTGAAGTTGATAGGCTCAAAGAGGAATCTCAGAATGCTTCCAAGGCTGTAGACGACATTAAAAATAAGCAGAAAGAAACTGAGGATGCCAAAAATCAGCTGGAGTCTCAGGCTAATGATTTATCGGGACAGATTTCTAATTTGAATAATCAGATTTCTGTAGTTTCGGGTGAGATTTCTGAGACCGAGGAGAATATTGCTGCAGTGGAGGCAGATATTGAGACCTTGAATAAGGAAATTGATAAGATTCAGGCCTCTTTGGATACTCAGCGAAAGGCTATGAAGCTTAGAATTAAATACATGTACGAGTCTAAGTCTACCAATACCCTGGTTAATTTTTTGGAGAGCGGCTCCATGTCAGAGTTTTTGCAGAGATTGGAGTACATGTCTCAGATTACATCCTACGATCAGCGTCAGATTGCTAGGTTTGAAAAGACTCAGGCAGAATTAAATGCAAAGAAAGAAGAGGTTGAGGAAAAGAATCGACAACTTAATGCTTATCAGGATTCATTAAATTCAAAGAGAAGTCAGCTTGGAGGATTGGTGGGAAGTGCTACATCGGCCCTCAATACAACCAATTCACAGATTGCGGACACCCAGGCGGCACTTGCAGTATTAGAACAGCAGCTTTCTGAGGCGAAGGAATACGAGAAGAGAATTCTTAAGCAGTATCAGGATGCCCAGATTGCGTTGGCGCAGAAGCTTGCAGGTGAGCATGGTGCATACAAGGGTGGCTACAGCACTAATGATGAAGAGACTCTGATTTTAGCAGCGCTGATTCAGGCTGAGGCTGCAAATCAGGGCGATGCGGGTCGCTTGGCTGTTGGCTCTGTAGTTATGAACAGAGTGGCCAGCTCTAAGTTCCCTAATACAATTCCAGGGGTTGTTTACGCATCAGGTCAGTTTGCACCGGTTACATCAGGCCGCGTAGCATTAATTCTTGCAGAGGGGCCTAACAGTGCCTGCCAGTATGCGGCTGCTCAGGCTATCGCCGGAAATATCAATACGGATGCACTGTTTTTCTGTACATATACCTATGCTCAGGCGCTTCATGATTCGCAGGTTGCTGCTGGACAGGAAGGATTCTTGGATAGGACAGCCGGAACCACCATTAATGCACATTATTTCTATAATTATAAGTAG
- a CDS encoding LCP family protein, producing MKNNKREQVILKVLLCACAITIGTLLVVLLRHMMSISILPVLHCVVIVLLILLLFGAGGYFLLHKKTAYRVLGILLIVLSIVGNIEGIYFYLDSEEALKTIANQTTEITSYGVYVLKDSEAESIADLENEIVGVSEDISDKKLAKKLDKYSIITSTYDSPMSSVEGLINEECAGAVLNTSYVEMLEEKDNLRLVNEIKVSKKVEASNVISSEKPFVVYISGKDTWGHISVTSRSDVNIIAVVNPGTKHILLVSTPRDYYVPLSISNGVKDKLTHSGIYGIEVSEATMEMLYGIKMDHYFKLNYSGFEGLIDAMGGITVWSDYAFDVENIGHFKKGDNELSGLEALAFVRERHSFARGDVQRGVNQMNVIQSVVQKLTSKAILKNYGEILRKCDGTFATDLSSEEIADLVSFQLSNPGEWNIEKISVGGTGEYNNVYSLKKSVYVMDPNQDDIDNAKARIQEVLDEI from the coding sequence ATGAAAAATAATAAGAGAGAACAGGTTATACTCAAGGTTCTTTTGTGTGCGTGTGCAATTACTATTGGAACCTTACTTGTTGTATTGCTTAGACACATGATGAGTATCTCTATACTTCCCGTTTTACATTGCGTGGTTATAGTCTTACTTATCCTGCTTCTTTTTGGTGCGGGCGGTTATTTCCTGCTCCATAAAAAGACTGCATATAGAGTACTTGGAATATTGCTCATCGTGCTTTCAATCGTAGGAAATATAGAAGGAATTTATTTCTATTTAGACAGTGAGGAAGCACTGAAAACTATTGCAAACCAGACTACGGAGATAACAAGCTACGGCGTTTATGTTTTAAAGGATTCTGAGGCTGAGTCTATTGCGGATCTGGAAAATGAAATAGTTGGAGTTTCTGAAGATATTTCTGACAAGAAGCTTGCTAAGAAGCTGGACAAATATTCAATCATTACAAGTACCTACGATAGTCCAATGTCATCTGTTGAAGGCCTAATTAATGAGGAATGTGCCGGAGCTGTCTTGAATACATCTTATGTGGAGATGCTTGAGGAGAAGGATAACCTTCGTTTAGTTAACGAGATTAAGGTTTCCAAGAAGGTTGAAGCTTCAAATGTTATTTCATCAGAGAAGCCATTTGTTGTTTATATCAGTGGCAAGGATACCTGGGGGCACATTTCAGTGACAAGCCGTTCAGATGTAAATATTATTGCGGTTGTTAATCCAGGTACAAAGCACATCCTCCTTGTGTCAACACCTAGAGACTATTATGTTCCATTATCTATTTCCAACGGAGTTAAGGACAAGCTTACTCACTCAGGAATATACGGAATTGAGGTTTCTGAGGCGACAATGGAGATGCTTTATGGCATAAAGATGGACCATTACTTCAAGCTTAATTACAGCGGCTTCGAGGGCTTGATTGATGCTATGGGCGGAATTACAGTTTGGTCTGATTATGCTTTTGATGTAGAAAACATTGGTCATTTCAAAAAGGGTGATAACGAGCTTAGCGGCTTGGAGGCATTGGCATTTGTCCGCGAGAGACATTCCTTTGCAAGAGGCGATGTTCAGCGAGGTGTAAACCAGATGAACGTTATTCAGTCTGTTGTACAGAAGTTGACTTCAAAGGCTATTTTAAAGAATTACGGAGAGATTCTTAGAAAATGTGATGGCACCTTTGCCACAGATTTATCTTCTGAAGAGATTGCTGATTTGGTTTCATTTCAGTTATCAAATCCAGGAGAGTGGAACATTGAAAAAATAAGCGTTGGCGGGACTGGTGAGTATAATAACGTCTACTCACTGAAAAAGAGCGTATATGTAATGGATCCAAATCAGGATGACATTGATAACGCAAAGGCGAGAATACAGGAAGTGTTAGACGAGATATAA
- the ilvB gene encoding biosynthetic-type acetolactate synthase large subunit — protein MALNITGRKLFVKALKEEGVDTIFAYPGGMITDIVDELYKTEGIRVVLGRHEQALVHEAEGYARATGKTAVVLVTSGPGATNTITGIADAYYDSIPMVIFTGQVPLHLIGNDAFQEVDIVGMTRSITKFGVTVRNREDMGKLIKMGFQVASTGKPGPVLIDIPKDIQVTSGSPEYPDHVDIRGYHPNENVHIGQLKKAYRLLKNAKRPLILAGGGVRIAGAQKNLLEFATKMNIPVTTTIMGKGVMPEDSPLYIGNCGMHGRFAANKAVTECDVLFSIGTRFNDRITGELDEFAPKAQIVHVDIASASISRNVVVDVPVTADAKIALERLCEYAEAMDTKKWLCELKAWEKEHPLTMPKSKVGVCPQTICEGINEVFPKANIVTDVGQHQMWATQFIKLNEGQEFITSGGLGTMGFGFPAAIGASIGNPKKDVVLVTGDGGFQMNMQEMATAMTIGVSVVICLFNNSTLGMVRQMQQLFYGKRYEITDLSAEDGSYYPDFLKWAEGYQCKAIRVTDADGVVPALKEAKKNKGITLIDFIVSPDDLVLPMVKSGTPLGDMILK, from the coding sequence ATGGCATTGAACATCACTGGACGAAAGTTATTTGTTAAGGCGTTGAAGGAAGAGGGAGTAGACACTATCTTTGCGTACCCTGGAGGTATGATTACGGATATTGTAGACGAGCTCTACAAGACTGAAGGTATTCGAGTGGTACTGGGCCGTCATGAGCAGGCACTGGTACATGAGGCAGAGGGCTACGCTCGAGCTACCGGAAAGACCGCCGTCGTCCTAGTGACCTCGGGCCCTGGTGCTACTAATACAATCACCGGTATTGCTGACGCTTATTATGACAGCATTCCAATGGTGATTTTTACTGGTCAGGTTCCGCTTCATCTCATTGGAAATGATGCTTTCCAGGAGGTTGATATTGTGGGCATGACGCGCTCTATCACAAAGTTTGGAGTTACTGTTCGCAATCGTGAAGATATGGGCAAGCTCATCAAGATGGGCTTTCAGGTGGCTTCTACAGGAAAGCCTGGCCCAGTTCTTATTGATATTCCAAAAGATATTCAGGTTACCTCTGGTTCGCCGGAGTACCCAGACCACGTTGATATTCGTGGTTATCATCCAAATGAAAATGTACATATTGGTCAGCTTAAGAAGGCCTATCGTTTACTGAAAAACGCTAAGCGCCCATTGATATTGGCTGGTGGCGGTGTTCGAATTGCTGGCGCTCAGAAGAATCTTCTTGAATTTGCCACAAAGATGAACATCCCAGTTACCACAACTATTATGGGTAAGGGTGTTATGCCAGAGGATAGTCCGCTTTACATTGGTAACTGTGGTATGCATGGAAGATTTGCTGCCAATAAGGCAGTTACTGAGTGCGATGTACTTTTCTCAATCGGCACCAGATTCAATGATAGAATTACAGGCGAGCTTGATGAATTCGCACCAAAGGCTCAGATTGTTCATGTGGATATTGCTTCTGCATCTATCTCAAGAAATGTAGTTGTTGATGTTCCGGTTACGGCTGATGCAAAAATCGCTCTTGAGCGTCTTTGCGAATACGCGGAGGCGATGGATACAAAAAAGTGGCTTTGTGAGTTGAAAGCCTGGGAGAAAGAACATCCTTTGACAATGCCAAAATCAAAGGTCGGCGTTTGCCCTCAGACAATTTGTGAGGGAATCAACGAAGTGTTCCCAAAGGCAAATATCGTTACCGATGTTGGTCAGCATCAGATGTGGGCAACCCAATTTATAAAATTGAATGAAGGTCAGGAGTTCATTACTTCAGGTGGTCTTGGTACCATGGGATTCGGTTTCCCTGCTGCCATTGGCGCATCGATTGGCAATCCAAAGAAGGATGTGGTACTGGTTACAGGAGATGGCGGTTTCCAAATGAATATGCAGGAAATGGCCACCGCAATGACGATTGGTGTAAGTGTTGTTATATGCTTGTTTAATAATTCGACCCTTGGTATGGTTCGTCAGATGCAGCAGCTATTCTATGGAAAAAGATACGAAATCACCGATTTATCTGCCGAGGATGGAAGCTATTATCCAGACTTCCTAAAATGGGCAGAGGGATATCAGTGTAAGGCAATTAGGGTTACCGATGCGGATGGCGTTGTTCCTGCCCTGAAGGAGGCCAAGAAAAATAAAGGCATTACTTTAATTGACTTTATAGTTTCACCAGATGATTTGGTACTTCCAATGGTAAAGAGCGGTACACCGCTTGGCGACATGATTTTGAAATAG
- a CDS encoding metallophosphoesterase family protein, with product MRIAVMSDIHGNYHALSACVKHAKASGVEGFWFLGDYVGEFPNPQRTLELLYQLREEYDCVFIRGNKEDYLLDGKYNSECEWKRGNKTVGAIKYSYENVTDEDLEFFESMPISKRIEIEGMEPVLICHGAAESNKQKLLPGVFETEVTIACYSEKYVFCGHTHVQQVIKDDTKLVVNPGAVGVPLNIKGSAQYMLIESEGKEWKTTFITIPIDVAAIEDEIRASKLMEYAPYWCRSVIHLLKTGEFSQGTVLNEAMRINDYQEPWYIVPDECWEKALARFNIG from the coding sequence ATGCGAATAGCTGTAATGTCGGATATTCACGGAAACTATCATGCACTATCAGCGTGCGTGAAACATGCAAAAGCAAGTGGGGTTGAGGGCTTCTGGTTTTTGGGAGATTACGTTGGGGAATTCCCTAACCCGCAACGTACACTTGAACTTTTGTACCAGTTAAGGGAAGAGTATGATTGTGTTTTCATTCGTGGAAATAAGGAGGATTATCTTCTTGATGGGAAGTATAACTCAGAGTGCGAATGGAAACGAGGCAACAAAACGGTTGGTGCCATAAAGTATAGTTATGAGAATGTCACCGACGAGGATTTGGAGTTCTTTGAGTCTATGCCTATTTCAAAGCGAATTGAGATTGAAGGCATGGAGCCGGTCCTTATTTGCCACGGTGCGGCAGAAAGCAATAAGCAAAAGCTTTTGCCAGGTGTTTTTGAAACGGAAGTGACAATTGCCTGCTATTCAGAAAAGTATGTCTTTTGCGGTCATACTCACGTACAGCAGGTGATAAAGGATGACACGAAGCTTGTCGTCAATCCAGGTGCCGTAGGTGTGCCGCTGAATATTAAGGGGAGTGCGCAGTACATGCTTATTGAGTCGGAAGGTAAGGAATGGAAAACTACATTCATAACCATACCAATCGACGTGGCCGCTATTGAGGATGAAATCAGAGCTTCAAAGTTGATGGAGTATGCTCCATATTGGTGTCGTTCGGTGATTCATTTGTTGAAGACAGGTGAGTTTTCTCAGGGCACAGTTCTTAATGAAGCTATGCGAATCAATGATTATCAGGAGCCATGGTATATTGTCCCAGATGAATGCTGGGAGAAGGCGCTGGCTAGATTTAATATAGGATAG
- a CDS encoding glycosyltransferase, producing the protein MKALIVSSVYGFLSKFEKQNVELLEKMNVEVHYASNSKNVVYEEGESTLEELGVKYQDIPITQSLADISANTRAIIALRKYIKKEKINIIHCHTPIGGLVARIACMGLKDVYVIYTAHGFHFYSGASKIRNCIYYMAEYFLSRNTNAIVTINHEDESAAKTMCADYVYRIPGEGVDSEYYCLTDEEDKIKERIKLGIKKEDFFVISVGEIRKNKNQKKIIETIQYFQNNNPDGQNIIYGIIGSGCKECALKKYVKQNGLENNVRFYGYEVDIRKFLRAADVMVFPSIREGLGMAPLEAMFTGLPVIASSNRGSKEYIKHEKNGLLVREDTVDAYANAIAQMYSYKREHKRYNREKIRKSVTSFEKSESEKVMRKVYEDAFNKCTVSGL; encoded by the coding sequence GTGAAAGCATTGATTGTTTCGTCGGTATATGGTTTTTTATCGAAGTTCGAGAAACAAAATGTTGAGTTGTTGGAAAAGATGAATGTGGAAGTCCACTATGCATCAAATTCCAAAAATGTTGTATATGAAGAAGGTGAAAGCACTCTGGAAGAATTGGGTGTTAAGTATCAGGATATTCCAATCACTCAATCATTAGCAGATATAAGTGCTAATACGCGAGCAATTATTGCTCTGCGAAAGTATATAAAGAAAGAAAAAATAAATATCATTCATTGCCACACACCGATTGGCGGTTTGGTTGCGAGAATTGCCTGCATGGGATTGAAGGACGTTTACGTTATTTATACGGCCCACGGATTTCATTTCTACAGCGGCGCTTCGAAGATTCGCAATTGCATCTATTATATGGCTGAGTATTTCCTAAGCAGGAATACAAATGCAATTGTCACTATCAATCACGAGGATGAGAGCGCTGCAAAGACCATGTGTGCGGATTATGTGTATCGCATTCCTGGTGAGGGAGTTGATTCAGAATATTATTGTCTGACTGACGAAGAGGACAAGATCAAGGAACGTATAAAGCTTGGAATCAAGAAAGAGGACTTCTTCGTAATCAGTGTTGGAGAAATCAGAAAGAACAAGAATCAGAAAAAGATTATCGAAACTATTCAGTATTTCCAAAACAATAATCCTGATGGTCAAAACATTATTTATGGAATTATCGGTAGTGGCTGTAAGGAATGTGCGTTAAAGAAGTACGTTAAGCAAAACGGTTTAGAGAATAACGTCAGATTTTATGGATATGAAGTAGACATCAGGAAGTTCTTAAGAGCTGCTGATGTTATGGTATTTCCTTCTATTAGGGAAGGGCTTGGAATGGCTCCTCTTGAAGCGATGTTCACTGGACTCCCAGTAATTGCATCAAGCAACAGAGGCTCCAAAGAATATATCAAGCATGAGAAAAATGGTCTTCTTGTTCGAGAGGATACTGTGGATGCTTATGCCAACGCCATTGCCCAGATGTATTCCTACAAGCGTGAGCACAAGAGATACAACAGAGAAAAAATAAGAAAGTCAGTCACTTCTTTTGAAAAATCAGAATCAGAAAAAGTGATGAGAAAGGTCTATGAAGATGCCTTCAATAAGTGTACTGTTTCCGGTCTATAA
- the thyA gene encoding thymidylate synthase encodes MSKADVIFKEMCRDILENGTDTKDEIVRPTWQDTGEKAYTIKQFGVVNKYDLREEFPALTLRKTALKSCMDEVLWIYQRKSNNIHDLKPHVWDEWADENGSIGTAYGYVVGEKFEFKGEMIDQMDYVLKQLKETPYSRRIMTNLYQFHDLATGHLDPCCYSATYNVTKDKNSDKLVLNMVLNQRSQDILAANNWNVCQYAILLMMVAQVNDMIPGQLVHVIADAHIYDRHVDAIKELLSRPELPAPKVRLNPEVKNFYDFTTDDLIVEGYEAGEQIRNIPIAV; translated from the coding sequence ATGAGCAAAGCTGACGTTATTTTTAAAGAAATGTGCCGCGATATTTTAGAAAATGGCACTGATACAAAGGATGAAATTGTCCGTCCAACCTGGCAGGATACAGGTGAAAAGGCTTACACTATCAAGCAGTTTGGCGTGGTTAATAAATACGATTTGAGAGAGGAGTTTCCAGCTCTTACCCTCAGAAAGACAGCTCTTAAATCCTGCATGGACGAGGTGCTTTGGATATATCAGCGTAAATCAAACAATATTCATGACCTTAAGCCACATGTATGGGATGAGTGGGCTGATGAAAATGGTTCTATTGGAACTGCATACGGGTACGTTGTTGGCGAGAAGTTTGAATTCAAAGGCGAGATGATTGACCAGATGGACTATGTGTTAAAGCAGTTAAAGGAGACACCATATTCACGTCGAATCATGACTAACCTTTACCAGTTCCACGATTTAGCAACAGGACATTTGGATCCATGCTGCTATTCAGCAACTTATAATGTTACAAAGGACAAGAATTCAGACAAGCTTGTTCTAAATATGGTGCTTAACCAGCGCTCACAGGATATTCTTGCTGCAAATAACTGGAACGTTTGCCAGTATGCAATCCTACTTATGATGGTTGCACAGGTTAACGACATGATCCCAGGGCAGCTTGTTCATGTTATCGCAGATGCTCATATCTATGATCGTCATGTTGATGCTATCAAGGAACTGCTCAGCAGACCAGAGCTTCCAGCACCTAAGGTACGCCTCAACCCTGAGGTTAAGAACTTCTACGACTTCACAACTGATGATCTCATCGTGGAAGGCTATGAAGCCGGCGAACAGATACGTAACATACCTATAGCAGTCTAG
- the ilvN gene encoding acetolactate synthase small subunit encodes MKNRWIALYVENQVGVLAKVSGLFSAKSYNLQTLTVGTTEQEDVSRMTISVKADDVTFEQIKKQLNAMVEVIKVIDLTTIPIHMKEILYATVHGLDSVGKTEAFQIAEVFDRGGSVKICDIGGDTVLFECTLTENKNNELIALLKSRFKKVQIVRGGAVAVEAISRSNR; translated from the coding sequence ATGAAAAACAGATGGATTGCTTTATATGTAGAAAATCAGGTTGGTGTATTGGCGAAGGTGTCTGGACTTTTTTCAGCAAAGTCCTACAATCTTCAGACTCTCACAGTTGGTACCACCGAACAGGAAGATGTTTCGAGAATGACCATTTCTGTAAAGGCTGACGATGTGACCTTTGAGCAGATTAAAAAGCAGCTTAATGCCATGGTAGAGGTAATTAAGGTTATTGATTTAACCACAATTCCAATTCACATGAAGGAGATACTTTACGCCACAGTTCATGGCCTTGATTCTGTTGGAAAGACTGAGGCTTTTCAAATTGCTGAGGTTTTTGACAGAGGTGGTAGCGTAAAGATTTGCGATATTGGTGGGGATACAGTTCTCTTTGAATGTACCCTCACAGAAAATAAAAATAATGAGTTGATAGCCCTTCTTAAATCAAGATTCAAGAAGGTTCAAATTGTGCGCGGCGGCGCAGTTGCTGTTGAAGCTATCAGCAGATCTAATAGGTAG
- a CDS encoding GAF domain-containing protein — protein sequence MGKELYRDLKKLASASPLPCAILSVEKTKDGNCGEVNYFAINEPFKRSFYCLLQQTNNINSISYEQFDSFVEGKSYASFLAKEPKFEDIVFKAAWHGEPIRTYVDTTRAYGNWTEIILMPINCEHEDNVSYCQFMYTLNKSMDPDKFAMVSPEISSFVIKTCLELNEDRDFIKNLNDVAREIREYTNSFACSLISIDREMQTFKIVSESVLNDMFSIKEIFKDLPYEIIESWDELMEGTNSIIIKDESDMHHYEEKSPFWASTLRRDNVKSLCLVPLVRHKETIGYLYIANFDIARTSQYKETLELISGFISTELASYQSTKAP from the coding sequence ATGGGGAAAGAGCTTTACAGAGATTTAAAAAAATTGGCTTCGGCCTCTCCACTTCCGTGCGCTATTCTTTCAGTGGAGAAAACAAAAGACGGTAACTGTGGTGAAGTAAACTACTTTGCAATCAATGAACCATTCAAAAGAAGCTTCTATTGTTTACTTCAGCAAACAAACAATATAAACAGTATCAGTTACGAGCAATTCGACAGCTTCGTTGAAGGCAAGTCATACGCTTCCTTCCTTGCGAAGGAGCCAAAGTTCGAAGATATAGTGTTCAAGGCAGCTTGGCATGGGGAGCCAATCAGAACCTACGTTGACACTACTAGAGCTTACGGCAACTGGACTGAAATCATTCTCATGCCAATAAACTGCGAGCATGAGGACAATGTTTCCTATTGTCAGTTCATGTACACACTAAACAAAAGCATGGATCCTGACAAATTTGCCATGGTTTCACCTGAGATTTCAAGCTTCGTAATTAAGACCTGCCTTGAATTGAACGAGGATAGGGATTTTATAAAGAATCTTAATGATGTAGCCAGGGAAATCCGTGAATACACCAACTCCTTCGCTTGTAGCCTTATTTCTATAGACAGGGAGATGCAGACCTTCAAAATCGTCAGCGAAAGTGTGCTAAATGATATGTTTAGCATAAAAGAGATTTTTAAGGATTTGCCTTATGAAATTATCGAGTCTTGGGATGAATTGATGGAAGGCACAAACTCTATCATCATTAAGGATGAGAGTGATATGCACCATTACGAAGAGAAATCTCCGTTTTGGGCTTCAACTCTTCGACGCGACAACGTGAAGAGCCTATGCCTAGTGCCTCTCGTAAGACACAAAGAAACTATCGGATATTTGTACATTGCAAACTTCGACATTGCACGGACTTCACAGTACAAAGAAACCCTGGAGCTGATATCTGGATTCATATCCACCGAATTAGCCAGCTACCAGTCGACAAAAGCACCTTAA
- a CDS encoding dihydrofolate reductase, whose product MNIIVRVDKNWAIGKDNKLLSTLPDDMKFFRETTTGKVIVMGRKTLESFPNCRPLKNRTNIVITRNKNYQVKDAIVVHSKEELDEELKKYNSDDIFIIGGESIYRMMLDECRVAFVTYVDYAYDADTYFPNLDEKPEWKLADESEEQTYYDIEFYFRTYIK is encoded by the coding sequence ATGAATATAATTGTAAGAGTAGATAAAAATTGGGCTATTGGAAAAGACAATAAGTTGCTTTCAACTTTGCCTGATGACATGAAGTTTTTCCGAGAAACAACTACTGGAAAAGTGATTGTTATGGGACGAAAAACTCTTGAGAGCTTTCCAAATTGTAGACCATTAAAAAATAGAACTAATATTGTTATCACACGAAATAAAAACTACCAGGTAAAGGATGCAATCGTTGTTCACTCAAAGGAGGAGTTGGACGAGGAATTAAAGAAATATAACTCTGACGACATCTTCATCATCGGAGGAGAAAGTATTTACAGAATGATGCTCGATGAGTGCCGTGTAGCATTTGTAACCTATGTGGATTACGCTTATGATGCAGATACCTACTTCCCTAATCTGGATGAAAAGCCTGAGTGGAAGCTTGCGGACGAATCTGAAGAGCAGACATATTATGATATAGAATTTTATTTCAGAACGTACATTAAATAG
- a CDS encoding NUDIX hydrolase, with translation MHSDDELVWELKSCEHIVEDEYIDFRKCEYKLPDGTIFGPYYSYSRRDYVVIVATDEAGKFICVKQYRQGIERVTAEFCAGGIERLDGKEYGSCNTKAQVEATLDAAKRELLEETGYESDEWKFLLKIPSNATMADNYANIFVAKNCKKVAGQNLDDTEFLNVHLYSRQEMDEMIQSGDFPQAMHVLALLLAEKE, from the coding sequence ATGCATTCAGATGATGAATTAGTGTGGGAGTTAAAGTCCTGCGAACATATCGTAGAGGATGAATATATTGACTTTAGAAAATGTGAATATAAACTCCCGGATGGGACTATTTTTGGCCCGTATTATAGTTATAGCCGAAGAGATTACGTGGTGATTGTTGCAACAGATGAAGCTGGAAAGTTTATCTGTGTCAAGCAATACCGTCAAGGAATAGAAAGAGTGACGGCAGAATTTTGCGCAGGTGGAATAGAAAGACTTGATGGTAAGGAGTACGGTAGCTGTAATACAAAAGCACAGGTTGAGGCAACTTTGGATGCAGCGAAGCGAGAGCTTCTTGAGGAGACGGGATATGAATCTGATGAATGGAAATTTCTTCTAAAAATCCCATCAAACGCTACTATGGCAGATAATTATGCTAATATTTTTGTGGCGAAGAATTGTAAAAAGGTGGCAGGTCAGAATCTTGATGATACAGAATTTCTAAACGTTCATCTATATTCGAGGCAGGAGATGGATGAGATGATTCAGTCTGGAGATTTTCCACAGGCAATGCATGTACTTGCGCTTTTATTAGCTGAAAAAGAATAG
- the deoD gene encoding purine-nucleoside phosphorylase, translating into MATPHNEANKGDFAKTVLMPGDPLRAKFVADNFLEDVKCVNTVRNCLGFTGTYKGVPVSVMASGMGMPSIGIYSYELFAFYDVENIIRIGSAGSYTENLNVLDVVISESAFSESTFAKFTNGVEEKTLYPSKKINDIAIAKAKELGIDAKLAKVHSSDQFYTAPEMGGWKAVKERCGCDCVEMESFALFNNANMLGKNATCMLTISDSFVTSEEIPAEERQKSFTEMMKLALETAIAL; encoded by the coding sequence ATGGCAACACCACATAATGAGGCGAATAAAGGAGATTTCGCTAAAACCGTTCTTATGCCAGGAGATCCTCTCCGCGCAAAGTTCGTGGCAGACAATTTCTTGGAGGATGTTAAGTGTGTAAACACAGTCCGCAATTGTCTTGGTTTTACAGGAACATATAAGGGTGTTCCAGTGTCAGTTATGGCAAGTGGAATGGGTATGCCTTCAATCGGTATTTATTCATATGAACTTTTTGCTTTTTATGATGTAGAGAATATTATTAGAATTGGTTCTGCAGGAAGCTACACAGAGAATCTTAACGTACTTGATGTAGTTATTTCTGAGAGCGCATTTTCTGAGAGCACATTTGCTAAGTTCACAAATGGTGTAGAGGAAAAGACACTTTATCCTAGCAAGAAGATTAATGATATCGCTATTGCAAAGGCTAAGGAGCTTGGAATCGATGCTAAGCTTGCAAAGGTTCATTCTTCAGATCAGTTCTACACAGCACCTGAGATGGGTGGCTGGAAGGCTGTTAAGGAGCGTTGCGGTTGCGACTGCGTAGAGATGGAAAGCTTTGCACTTTTCAACAACGCAAACATGCTTGGAAAGAACGCAACTTGTATGCTTACAATTTCTGATTCATTTGTAACATCAGAGGAAATTCCAGCTGAGGAGCGCCAGAAGTCGTTCACAGAGATGATGAAGCTTGCACTTGAAACTGCAATTGCACTTTAA